GTCAACCTGCTGGGCGAGGTCGGCCGGGTCTTGACCGCCGACGCCGGCGCGGTGGGCCTGTACCGCTCGGAGATGATCTTCCTCGCCCGCCGCACGCTGCCGACCGAGGAGGAGCAGGTCGAGATCTATCGCAAGCTCGTCGAGGCCGTCCGGGGCCGGTCGGTCACCATCCGGACGTTCGACCTCCGCCCCGACAAGCTCGCGCACGGCTCGGCCGTCGCCTCGGCGACCTCGCAGGCGCTCGACTGGCGGCTCGTGCTGGAGGCGCCCGCGCTGCAGCGGCTCTTCTACGAGCAGGTGAGGGCGATCCTCCGCGCCTCGGCGAGCGGGCCGGTCCGGTTGCTCGTCCCCCTGGTCAATCGCACGGCCCTGCTCGACTTCGCCCTGGACTCGATCCAGGAGGCGCGCCGCGAGCTGGCGCGCGAGGGCCTGCCCCACGGCCGCGACGTCCCCGTCGGCGCGATGATCGAGGTGGCGGCCGTCGCGCCGCTGATCTCCGACTGGGCCGAGCGGGTCGACTTCTTCTCGCTGGGGACGAACGACCTGATCGCCTCGGCCCTGGGCCAGGACCGCGATCACCCCGTCGGCGCGCGGGCCGACGACGCCTTGCACCCCGGCCTGGTCCGGATGATCGACCACATGATCCACGCCGCCCACGAAGCCGGTCGGCCGATCTCCGCCTGCGGCGAGATGGCCGCCGACCCCGCCGGAGCGCTCGTGCTGACGGCCCTCGGCGTCGACTCGTTGAGCGTGGCCGTCGACCGCATCCCCCACGTCCGCCGGGCCCTCGCCGGCTTCCCCCACCAGGCCCGTCCCGTCATCCGCGGGCTCATCCTCCAGGCGCGATCGACCGACGACGTGGTGCGAGCCGTCCAGCCGTTCCTGATCCACGCCGTGGCCTGATCGGCGTCTCGCGTGCCCGACTCAGGCGTCGGCCTCGTCGACCTCGACGCGATCGCGGCCGAGGGCCTTGGCGCGGTAGAGGGCGGCGTCGGCGCGGCGGATGAGCTGCGCGGCCGATTCGTCGCGCGCGGCCTGGGCGACGCCGAAGCTCGCGGTGAGTCGCCGCCGCCCCAGCTCCGGGGGCGTTGCGTCGGGGGTGGCGACGCGGATCCGCTCGGCGATCCGCGCGGCGACGTCGAGGGAGTGGTCCGGCAAGAGGATCACGAACTCGTCGCCGCCCAAACGGGCCGCCAGGTCCTCGGCCCGGCTCAGGCCCTGGAGCACGCCCGCGAACGCCGTCAGGGCGCGGTCTCCGACGTCGTGGCCCCAGCCGTCGTTGACGTCCTTGAAGTGGTCGAGGTCGGCCATCAGCAGGCAGAGCGGGCGATCCTCGCGAGCCTGGATCCCGAGGTGAAGCTCCAGCATCCGGTCGAGGCTCCGGCGGTTGGCCAGGCCGGTCAGCGGGTCGCTCTCGGCCGCCCGCCGGGCCTGGTGCAGGGCCTCCTCGACGGCGATCGCGGGCGTCGCGTCGCGGAGCACGACCAGCACGCCCAGGATCGCCCCGTCGTCGCCGCGCACGGGCGAGCATCGCACCTCGACCCACACCTGACGAGACTCGCGCCGGCGGACGAAGAGAAGTCGATCGACGCTGCGGCCTTCGA
The DNA window shown above is from Paludisphaera mucosa and carries:
- a CDS encoding sensor domain-containing diguanylate cyclase, with the protein product MTIAGEIEGGFVEPDRVEGPGPFGRGLAGRLLDALPDPAYFLDPGGRALLWNEAAARFTGYPREDMLAPFGSVEKLAYSDWSDVPLRWEELPSSRSLIEGRSVDRLLFVRRRESRQVWVEVRCSPVRGDDGAILGVLVVLRDATPAIAVEEALHQARRAAESDPLTGLANRRSLDRMLELHLGIQAREDRPLCLLMADLDHFKDVNDGWGHDVGDRALTAFAGVLQGLSRAEDLAARLGGDEFVILLPDHSLDVAARIAERIRVATPDATPPELGRRRLTASFGVAQAARDESAAQLIRRADAALYRAKALGRDRVEVDEADA